The Chloroflexota bacterium DNA segment TTCAGCCGGCGGCTCCATAATCGGATTGCCCAGGGAAAGGTCGAAGATGTTTTCCTCGCCGTAACGTTGCTTCAGCTCGAGCCCTTCTTCAAACATGCGGCGAATCCAGGAGCTGCTGCCCATGCTTTCCCTAACTCTTTCTGATATGGACACCTTTAACTTCCTTTCTGCCGTGGTCAAAGGCGGTGAGGTTGATCTGCCTGACCTTTTCCGGAAGACGATTGGCAATGCTCTCCTGCCAGATACCGATCTTGAAGGGAAGGAAGAGAGAGGCACAGCCGAGCATGAAAACGTTGAGCGTACGGATATTGCCCAGCTCTTTCGCCTTGTCTGTGCCATTGATGAAGTATACCTGGTCGGTGACCTGCCTCAAAATACCCTGTATTTCATCGTCGTTGGGGTAGCGAGCGTTGCCCAGGCTCACCGAGAGGGGGGGTAAAGCATGGTTGT contains these protein-coding regions:
- a CDS encoding indolepyruvate oxidoreductase subunit beta, producing MKSLNLLITGAGGQGIILASDIIGETAIAAGYDVKKTDTIGMAQRGGSVVSHMRLAEQVWSPIIRQGQVDLLLALEKLEAARWASYLKIGGIAIVNNHALPPLSVSLGNARYPNDDEIQGILRQVTDQVYFINGTDKAKELGNIRTLNVFMLGCASLFLPFKIGIWQESIANRLPEKVRQINLTAFDHGRKEVKGVHIRKS